Proteins found in one Patagioenas fasciata isolate bPatFas1 chromosome 13, bPatFas1.hap1, whole genome shotgun sequence genomic segment:
- the ZNF821 gene encoding zinc finger protein 821 isoform X3 encodes MMKNNFPGALGDQRPDIHPLQDPDSSSSGSDDEETTQDEVSSHTSEEDGSVVKVKKELENAEKSVAGTPLMRENKVPESLNADPVLGLSQCPLCQLECGSREQLIAHVYQHTAAVVSAKSYMCPVCGRALSSPGSLGRHLLIHSEDQLSNCAVCGARFTSHATFNSEKLPEVLSAGRLPAPQSEGSSSVEGKDIAFHTPVYPAGILLVCNNCAAYRKLLEAQTPGMRKWALRRQNEPLEVRLQRLERERTAKKSRRDNETPEEREVRRMRDREAKRLQRMQETDEQRARRLQRDREAMRLKRANETPEKRQARLIREREAKRLKRRLEKMDMMLRAQFGQDPSAMAALAAEMNFFQLPVSNVELESQLLGKMTFEEQSNSTLH; translated from the exons ATGATGAAAAACAACTTTCCTGGAGCTCTTGGGGACCAAAGGCCAGACATCCATCCGCTGCAAGACCCCGACTCCAGCAGCA GTGGCAGTGACGATGAGGAAACCACCCAGgatgaagtttcttcccataCATCTGAGGAGGATGGCTCAGTGGTGAAAGTGAAGAAAGAATTAGAGAATGCAGAAAAATCTGTGGCTGGAACCCCACTGATGAGGGAAAATAAG GTGCCCGAGAGTTTGAATGCTGACCCTGTGCTGGGACTGTCACAGTGTCCCCTCTGCCAGCTGGAGTGCGGAAGCAGGGAGCAGCTCATCGCTCATGTGTACCAG CACACCGCAGCTGTGGTGAGCGCCAAGAGCTACATGTGTCCTGTATGTGGCAGAGCCCTCAGCTCACCGGGATCCCTTGGGCGACATCTCCTGATCCACTCAGAGGACCAACTGTCAAACTGTGCAGTGTGTGGAGCACGTTTCACCAGCCACGCCACATTCAACAG TGAGAAGCTGCCAGAGGTGCTAAGTGCAGGTCGCCTGCCGGCACCGCAGAGTGAGGGCTCCTCCAGCGTTGAGGGGAAAGACATTGCCTTCCACACGCCCGTGTACCCTGCAGGCATCCTCCTGGTTTGCAACAACTGTGCTGCGTATCGTAAGCTGCTGGAGGCACAGACACCAGGCATGCGCAAGTGGGCACTTCGTCGGCAGAATGAGCCCCTGGAAGTGCGGTTGCAGCGTCTGGAGCGGGAGCGGACGGCCAAGAAAAGCCGACGGGACAATGAAACACCTGAAGAACGGGAAGTGAGGCGTATGCGGGATCGAGAAGCCAAGCGCTTGCAGCGCATGCAAGAGACAGACGAGCAGCGGGCACGGCGGCTGCAGCGAGACCGGGAAGCCATGCGACTGAAACGTGCAAATGAGACCCCGGAGAAACGACAGGCCCGGCTCATCCGGGAGCGCGAGGCCAAGAGGCTCAAGCGGCGCCTGGAGAAAATGGACATGATGCTCCGGGCACAGTTTGGCCAGGACCCCTCTGCCATGGCTGCTTTGGCAGCTGAAATGAACTTTTTCCAGCTGCCAGTGAGTAACGTGGAGCTGGAGAGCCAGCTGCTGGGCAAAATGACATTTGAGGAGCAGAGCAACAGCACGCTGCATTGA
- the ZNF821 gene encoding zinc finger protein 821 isoform X4 → MRENKVPESLNADPVLGLSQCPLCQLECGSREQLIAHVYQHTAAVVSAKSYMCPVCGRALSSPGSLGRHLLIHSEDQLSNCAVCGARFTSHATFNSEKLPEVLSAGRLPAPQSEGSSSVEGKDIAFHTPVYPAGILLVCNNCAAYRKLLEAQTPGMRKWALRRQNEPLEVRLQRLERERTAKKSRRDNETPEEREVRRMRDREAKRLQRMQETDEQRARRLQRDREAMRLKRANETPEKRQARLIREREAKRLKRRLEKMDMMLRAQFGQDPSAMAALAAEMNFFQLPVSNVELESQLLGKMTFEEQSNSTLH, encoded by the exons ATGAGGGAAAATAAG GTGCCCGAGAGTTTGAATGCTGACCCTGTGCTGGGACTGTCACAGTGTCCCCTCTGCCAGCTGGAGTGCGGAAGCAGGGAGCAGCTCATCGCTCATGTGTACCAG CACACCGCAGCTGTGGTGAGCGCCAAGAGCTACATGTGTCCTGTATGTGGCAGAGCCCTCAGCTCACCGGGATCCCTTGGGCGACATCTCCTGATCCACTCAGAGGACCAACTGTCAAACTGTGCAGTGTGTGGAGCACGTTTCACCAGCCACGCCACATTCAACAG TGAGAAGCTGCCAGAGGTGCTAAGTGCAGGTCGCCTGCCGGCACCGCAGAGTGAGGGCTCCTCCAGCGTTGAGGGGAAAGACATTGCCTTCCACACGCCCGTGTACCCTGCAGGCATCCTCCTGGTTTGCAACAACTGTGCTGCGTATCGTAAGCTGCTGGAGGCACAGACACCAGGCATGCGCAAGTGGGCACTTCGTCGGCAGAATGAGCCCCTGGAAGTGCGGTTGCAGCGTCTGGAGCGGGAGCGGACGGCCAAGAAAAGCCGACGGGACAATGAAACACCTGAAGAACGGGAAGTGAGGCGTATGCGGGATCGAGAAGCCAAGCGCTTGCAGCGCATGCAAGAGACAGACGAGCAGCGGGCACGGCGGCTGCAGCGAGACCGGGAAGCCATGCGACTGAAACGTGCAAATGAGACCCCGGAGAAACGACAGGCCCGGCTCATCCGGGAGCGCGAGGCCAAGAGGCTCAAGCGGCGCCTGGAGAAAATGGACATGATGCTCCGGGCACAGTTTGGCCAGGACCCCTCTGCCATGGCTGCTTTGGCAGCTGAAATGAACTTTTTCCAGCTGCCAGTGAGTAACGTGGAGCTGGAGAGCCAGCTGCTGGGCAAAATGACATTTGAGGAGCAGAGCAACAGCACGCTGCATTGA
- the ZNF821 gene encoding zinc finger protein 821 isoform X2, with protein sequence MSRRKQTTPNKVHWEQVFAGLEEQARQAMMKNNFPGALGDQRPDIHPLQDPDSSSSGSDDEETTQDEVSSHTSEEDGSVVKVKKELENAEKSVAGTPLMRENKVPESLNADPVLGLSQCPLCQLECGSREQLIAHVYQHTAAVVSAKSYMCPVCGRALSSPGSLGRHLLIHSEDQLSNCAVCGARFTSHATFNSEKLPEVLSAGRLPAPQSEGSSSVEGKDIAFHTPVYPAGILLVCNNCAAYRKLLEAQTPGMRKWALRRQNEPLEVRLQRLERERTAKKSRRDNETPEEREVRRMRDREAKRLQRMQETDEQRARRLQRDREAMRLKRANETPEKRQARLIREREAKRLKRRLEKMDMMLRAQFGQDPSAMAALAAEMNFFQLPVSNVELESQLLGKMTFEEQSNSTLH encoded by the exons ATGTCCCGTCGGAAACAGACCACTCCTAACAAAGTTCACT GGGAGCAAGTCTTTGCAGGGCTGGAGGAGCAAGCCCGCCAAGCCATGATGAAAAACAACTTTCCTGGAGCTCTTGGGGACCAAAGGCCAGACATCCATCCGCTGCAAGACCCCGACTCCAGCAGCA GTGGCAGTGACGATGAGGAAACCACCCAGgatgaagtttcttcccataCATCTGAGGAGGATGGCTCAGTGGTGAAAGTGAAGAAAGAATTAGAGAATGCAGAAAAATCTGTGGCTGGAACCCCACTGATGAGGGAAAATAAG GTGCCCGAGAGTTTGAATGCTGACCCTGTGCTGGGACTGTCACAGTGTCCCCTCTGCCAGCTGGAGTGCGGAAGCAGGGAGCAGCTCATCGCTCATGTGTACCAG CACACCGCAGCTGTGGTGAGCGCCAAGAGCTACATGTGTCCTGTATGTGGCAGAGCCCTCAGCTCACCGGGATCCCTTGGGCGACATCTCCTGATCCACTCAGAGGACCAACTGTCAAACTGTGCAGTGTGTGGAGCACGTTTCACCAGCCACGCCACATTCAACAG TGAGAAGCTGCCAGAGGTGCTAAGTGCAGGTCGCCTGCCGGCACCGCAGAGTGAGGGCTCCTCCAGCGTTGAGGGGAAAGACATTGCCTTCCACACGCCCGTGTACCCTGCAGGCATCCTCCTGGTTTGCAACAACTGTGCTGCGTATCGTAAGCTGCTGGAGGCACAGACACCAGGCATGCGCAAGTGGGCACTTCGTCGGCAGAATGAGCCCCTGGAAGTGCGGTTGCAGCGTCTGGAGCGGGAGCGGACGGCCAAGAAAAGCCGACGGGACAATGAAACACCTGAAGAACGGGAAGTGAGGCGTATGCGGGATCGAGAAGCCAAGCGCTTGCAGCGCATGCAAGAGACAGACGAGCAGCGGGCACGGCGGCTGCAGCGAGACCGGGAAGCCATGCGACTGAAACGTGCAAATGAGACCCCGGAGAAACGACAGGCCCGGCTCATCCGGGAGCGCGAGGCCAAGAGGCTCAAGCGGCGCCTGGAGAAAATGGACATGATGCTCCGGGCACAGTTTGGCCAGGACCCCTCTGCCATGGCTGCTTTGGCAGCTGAAATGAACTTTTTCCAGCTGCCAGTGAGTAACGTGGAGCTGGAGAGCCAGCTGCTGGGCAAAATGACATTTGAGGAGCAGAGCAACAGCACGCTGCATTGA
- the ZNF821 gene encoding zinc finger protein 821 isoform X1, translated as MEQHRSDSLSLWLPGEQVFAGLEEQARQAMMKNNFPGALGDQRPDIHPLQDPDSSSSGSDDEETTQDEVSSHTSEEDGSVVKVKKELENAEKSVAGTPLMRENKVPESLNADPVLGLSQCPLCQLECGSREQLIAHVYQHTAAVVSAKSYMCPVCGRALSSPGSLGRHLLIHSEDQLSNCAVCGARFTSHATFNSEKLPEVLSAGRLPAPQSEGSSSVEGKDIAFHTPVYPAGILLVCNNCAAYRKLLEAQTPGMRKWALRRQNEPLEVRLQRLERERTAKKSRRDNETPEEREVRRMRDREAKRLQRMQETDEQRARRLQRDREAMRLKRANETPEKRQARLIREREAKRLKRRLEKMDMMLRAQFGQDPSAMAALAAEMNFFQLPVSNVELESQLLGKMTFEEQSNSTLH; from the exons ATGGAACAGCACAGGTCTGACTCTTTGTCCTTGTGGCTGCCAGGGGAGCAAGTCTTTGCAGGGCTGGAGGAGCAAGCCCGCCAAGCCATGATGAAAAACAACTTTCCTGGAGCTCTTGGGGACCAAAGGCCAGACATCCATCCGCTGCAAGACCCCGACTCCAGCAGCA GTGGCAGTGACGATGAGGAAACCACCCAGgatgaagtttcttcccataCATCTGAGGAGGATGGCTCAGTGGTGAAAGTGAAGAAAGAATTAGAGAATGCAGAAAAATCTGTGGCTGGAACCCCACTGATGAGGGAAAATAAG GTGCCCGAGAGTTTGAATGCTGACCCTGTGCTGGGACTGTCACAGTGTCCCCTCTGCCAGCTGGAGTGCGGAAGCAGGGAGCAGCTCATCGCTCATGTGTACCAG CACACCGCAGCTGTGGTGAGCGCCAAGAGCTACATGTGTCCTGTATGTGGCAGAGCCCTCAGCTCACCGGGATCCCTTGGGCGACATCTCCTGATCCACTCAGAGGACCAACTGTCAAACTGTGCAGTGTGTGGAGCACGTTTCACCAGCCACGCCACATTCAACAG TGAGAAGCTGCCAGAGGTGCTAAGTGCAGGTCGCCTGCCGGCACCGCAGAGTGAGGGCTCCTCCAGCGTTGAGGGGAAAGACATTGCCTTCCACACGCCCGTGTACCCTGCAGGCATCCTCCTGGTTTGCAACAACTGTGCTGCGTATCGTAAGCTGCTGGAGGCACAGACACCAGGCATGCGCAAGTGGGCACTTCGTCGGCAGAATGAGCCCCTGGAAGTGCGGTTGCAGCGTCTGGAGCGGGAGCGGACGGCCAAGAAAAGCCGACGGGACAATGAAACACCTGAAGAACGGGAAGTGAGGCGTATGCGGGATCGAGAAGCCAAGCGCTTGCAGCGCATGCAAGAGACAGACGAGCAGCGGGCACGGCGGCTGCAGCGAGACCGGGAAGCCATGCGACTGAAACGTGCAAATGAGACCCCGGAGAAACGACAGGCCCGGCTCATCCGGGAGCGCGAGGCCAAGAGGCTCAAGCGGCGCCTGGAGAAAATGGACATGATGCTCCGGGCACAGTTTGGCCAGGACCCCTCTGCCATGGCTGCTTTGGCAGCTGAAATGAACTTTTTCCAGCTGCCAGTGAGTAACGTGGAGCTGGAGAGCCAGCTGCTGGGCAAAATGACATTTGAGGAGCAGAGCAACAGCACGCTGCATTGA